From a region of the Triticum aestivum cultivar Chinese Spring chromosome 7D, IWGSC CS RefSeq v2.1, whole genome shotgun sequence genome:
- the LOC123169331 gene encoding probable xyloglucan endotransglucosylase/hydrolase protein 23, with product MLSGSLWRLLAVAVAVTLAVGATGAAAAVEAGRSRSLHRDFDAVWGKRNARFFDDGRVVELALDRETGSRLESKDRYLFGRFDLDIRLVAGESAGTITSFYICTGGARHDEVDFEFLGNVSGEPYILHTNIFSDGKGEREQQFVLWFDPTADFHTYSILWNPLNIILYIDGTPIRVFKNNEANGVPFPTRQPVHVFASIWNAEEWATQGGRVKTDWSEAPFVAAYRRFDATSACVWQGGASPARCGGDHLPSSASSWMAQRLDWWSWMTLNWVRMNYMTYDYCADRKRYPHAFPTECIIPIGRI from the exons ATGCTGAGCGGCTCTCTCTGGCGGCTgctggccgtggccgtggccgtgacCTTGGCCGTaggggcgacgggggcggcggccgCCGTGGAGGCCGGCCGGAGCCGGAGCCTGCACCGGGACTTCGACGCCGTGTGGGGGAAGCGCAATGCGCGCTTCTTCGACGACGGCCGGGTGGTGGAGCTGGCGCTGGACCGGGAGACCGGGTCCAGGCTGGAGTCCAAGGACCGGTACCTCTTCGGGCGGTTCGATCTCGACAtcaggctcgtcgccggcgagtccGCCGGGACCATCACCTCCTTCTAC ATCTGCACGGGTGGCGCGCGGCACGACGAGGTGGACTTCGAGTTCCTGGGCAACGTGAGCGGCGAGCCCTACATCCTGCACACCAACATCTTCAGCGACGGCAAGGGCGAGCGGGAGCAGCAGTTCGTGCTCTGGTTCGACCCCACCGCCGACTTCCACACCTACTCTATCCTCTGGAACCCGCTCAACATCAT TCTGTACATCGACGGGACGCCGATCCGGGTGTTCAAGAACAACGAGGCGAACGGGGTGCCGTTCCCGACGCGGCAGCCGGTGCACGTCTTCGCCAGCATCTGGAACGCCGAGGAGTGGGCGACGCAGGGCGGCCGCGTCAAGACGGACTGGTCGGAGGCGCCGTTCGTGGCCGCGTACCGGCGGTTCGACGCGACCAGCGCCTGCGTCTGGCAAGGCGGGGCGTCGCCCGCGCGGTGCGGCGGCGACCACctgccgtcgtcggcgtcgtcgtgGATGGCGCAGCGGCTGGACTGGTGGAGCTGGATGACGCTCAACTGGGTGCGCATGAACTACATGACCTACGACTACTGCGCCGACCGGAAGCGGTACCCCCACGCGTTCCCCACCGAGTGCATCATCCCCATCGGCAGGATCTGA